One part of the Caproiciproducens sp. CPB-2 genome encodes these proteins:
- a CDS encoding FAD-binding oxidoreductase — protein MALIERQSIVEGLIRILGKENVITDEQVLKESSLDRYRKYEQVCEVYTQPIPAAVVYVHSTEEVADVLKFANEYQINIVPRTGHSAIEGGLETALENSVVVDGSQMNKVLKVDQYNMQVTCQCGVPLQDLDDMLREQGYTTGHSPQSKPLAQMGGLVATRSIGQFSTLYGGIEDMVVGLEAVFPNGKICRIKNVPRRSVGPDIRNIVIGNEGALCYITEVTVKIFKYRPENNQFMGYTLDNMKTGFEVLREVMVEGYKPSIARLYDPADGAMSFSHFAAPGKCVLIFTAEGPAAIAEATAAGIKEIVARYDECEAVDPKYIEKWFSHLNWGPEQIAQEREEIKATQNIGITTEVSGCWDCIYEIYDTARRRIMEEVPDITLIGGHSSHSYINGTNMYFVYYYNIVDCPPEEEINKYHNLINRIICEQVVQYGGSIAHHHGLGKARAHYVHEEYGSSFYMLDTLKKAFDPNGIMNMGTLIPLRK, from the coding sequence ATGGCACTAATTGAAAGACAAAGCATCGTGGAAGGCCTGATCCGAATTCTTGGAAAAGAAAACGTAATCACGGATGAACAGGTTCTGAAAGAAAGCAGCCTTGATCGTTACAGAAAATATGAACAGGTCTGCGAAGTATATACGCAGCCGATCCCCGCGGCAGTTGTTTATGTACACAGTACGGAAGAGGTCGCTGATGTGCTGAAATTCGCAAATGAGTATCAGATTAATATTGTGCCGCGTACCGGTCATTCCGCAATCGAGGGCGGGCTGGAAACAGCTTTGGAAAACTCGGTTGTTGTCGACGGTTCCCAGATGAACAAGGTTCTGAAGGTGGATCAATACAATATGCAGGTTACCTGCCAGTGCGGCGTTCCCTTACAGGATCTGGACGATATGCTCCGTGAGCAGGGCTATACCACCGGCCATTCCCCGCAGTCCAAGCCTCTGGCACAGATGGGCGGCTTGGTGGCCACCCGCAGTATCGGCCAGTTCTCCACTCTGTACGGCGGCATCGAAGACATGGTCGTCGGCCTGGAAGCGGTTTTCCCCAACGGCAAAATCTGCCGCATCAAAAACGTTCCGCGCCGCTCCGTCGGTCCGGACATCAGAAATATCGTCATCGGCAACGAAGGCGCCCTGTGCTACATCACGGAAGTGACCGTCAAAATATTCAAGTACCGTCCGGAAAACAACCAATTTATGGGCTACACGCTGGACAACATGAAGACCGGCTTTGAGGTGCTTCGTGAAGTGATGGTGGAAGGCTACAAGCCGTCCATCGCCCGTCTGTACGACCCCGCCGACGGCGCCATGAGCTTCTCTCATTTCGCCGCTCCCGGAAAGTGCGTGCTGATCTTTACGGCGGAAGGCCCTGCGGCGATCGCCGAGGCCACGGCAGCCGGCATCAAGGAGATCGTCGCACGCTATGACGAGTGCGAAGCGGTCGACCCGAAATACATCGAGAAGTGGTTCAGCCACCTGAACTGGGGTCCGGAGCAGATTGCACAGGAGCGCGAGGAAATCAAGGCGACACAGAACATCGGCATTACCACCGAGGTTTCCGGCTGCTGGGACTGCATTTATGAAATCTATGACACCGCCCGCAGGCGCATCATGGAAGAAGTGCCGGACATCACGCTGATCGGCGGCCATTCCTCCCACAGCTATATCAACGGCACCAATATGTACTTCGTTTACTATTACAATATTGTCGACTGCCCGCCGGAAGAGGAGATCAACAAATACCACAACCTCATCAACCGGATCATCTGCGAACAGGTCGTTCAATACGGCGGGTCCATCGCTCACCACCATGGCCTCGGCAAAGCCAGAGCGCACTATGTCCATGAAGAGTACGGTTCTTCCTTCTATATGCTGGATACCCTCAAGAAGGCGTTTGACCCGAACGGCATCATGAATATGGGAACGCTGATTCCACTCAGAAAATGA
- a CDS encoding ABC transporter permease/substrate-binding protein, whose product MTEFFTSFWNIREQVLSLLLDHIHLTILSVGIAVLIGIPVGILISHSPKLAKPVLGMTNIVQAIPSLAMLGFLIPYLGIGTAPAIFCVVIYSLLPIVKNTCIGLNNIDPDTLEAAKGIGMTQGQVMGRVQLPLALPVIMAGIRIAAVNAVGFVTIAAFIGAGGLGYLVYSGIQTSNTYLILSGAIPACILALLVDFVVGFLEKVVTPVNLIHPTIDMNKEKVRRHKRKRWIVSTAALAVMVAIIIGSVAPINKAEGKVIHVGSKNFTEQLILGNIYADLIEDKTDIRVVRDLNLGSTDICYNALKSHHIDMYIEYTGTAYGSLLKQGSSTDKQHIYTTVKDLMAKQGIEVLDPIGFSNSFVLAVRQETADKYRLNTISDLEKASSQLIFSPTIEFNNRQDGVAALYDAYDKLKFKGSSPMEGGLGYPAIASKKCDVLTAYATDGLLKTYQLKVLEDDKNALLSYYAIPMINESVLLEYPELKNVIDLMTGLLDDESMRDLNYLVDQGGQSPEDVALNFLKSKGLL is encoded by the coding sequence ATGACGGAATTTTTTACGAGTTTCTGGAACATCCGCGAACAGGTCCTGTCGCTGCTGCTCGATCATATCCACTTAACGATTCTGTCCGTGGGAATCGCGGTTTTGATCGGCATTCCCGTCGGAATTCTCATCAGTCATTCGCCAAAGCTTGCAAAGCCGGTCCTGGGGATGACGAATATTGTACAGGCAATCCCCAGCCTTGCCATGCTGGGATTTTTGATTCCGTATCTCGGCATCGGTACGGCGCCCGCCATTTTCTGCGTGGTGATTTATTCCCTGCTGCCCATTGTGAAAAACACCTGTATCGGTTTGAACAATATCGACCCGGACACGCTGGAGGCGGCGAAGGGCATCGGTATGACCCAGGGACAGGTCATGGGAAGGGTCCAGCTCCCGCTTGCGCTCCCGGTGATTATGGCCGGTATCCGTATCGCCGCGGTCAACGCGGTGGGTTTTGTGACCATCGCGGCCTTTATCGGCGCGGGCGGGCTGGGGTATCTGGTCTACTCCGGCATCCAGACCAGCAATACTTATCTGATTCTAAGCGGCGCTATCCCCGCCTGTATTCTGGCTCTGCTGGTCGACTTCGTCGTCGGTTTCCTTGAAAAGGTCGTGACCCCGGTCAACCTGATTCATCCGACGATCGATATGAATAAGGAAAAAGTCCGCCGCCATAAGAGAAAGCGCTGGATCGTTTCCACCGCGGCGCTGGCCGTTATGGTTGCGATCATTATCGGTTCGGTTGCTCCCATCAACAAGGCCGAAGGGAAGGTGATCCATGTCGGTTCCAAGAACTTCACCGAACAGCTGATTCTGGGGAATATCTATGCCGATCTGATTGAGGACAAGACGGATATCAGGGTTGTTCGGGACCTGAACCTGGGCAGCACCGATATTTGCTATAACGCACTGAAAAGCCATCATATCGACATGTATATCGAGTACACCGGCACGGCTTACGGCAGCCTGCTCAAGCAGGGCTCGTCCACCGACAAGCAGCATATTTATACCACCGTTAAGGATCTGATGGCCAAGCAGGGCATCGAGGTACTGGACCCCATCGGGTTCAGCAATTCGTTTGTGCTGGCGGTCCGTCAGGAGACGGCCGACAAATATCGTCTGAATACCATCTCCGATCTGGAAAAAGCCAGCAGCCAGCTGATTTTTTCGCCTACCATCGAATTCAACAACCGCCAGGACGGGGTTGCCGCCTTATACGACGCTTATGATAAGCTGAAATTCAAAGGTTCCTCGCCCATGGAGGGCGGGCTGGGCTACCCGGCCATTGCCAGTAAGAAATGCGACGTCCTGACTGCGTATGCCACGGACGGCCTTCTGAAAACCTATCAGCTCAAGGTCCTTGAGGACGACAAAAACGCCCTTCTTTCCTATTATGCCATCCCGATGATCAACGAATCGGTTCTGCTGGAATACCCGGAGCTCAAGAATGTCATTGACCTGATGACGGGGCTTCTGGATGACGAATCCATGCGAGACCTCAACTACCTTGTCGATCAGGGAGGACAGTCTCCGGAGGACGTAGCGCTCAACTTCTTAAAGAGCAAAGGCCTGCTGTAA
- a CDS encoding MFS transporter, whose amino-acid sequence MNKAFIKKYGTLLLLAAGAGIIFQLPYIRETFYVQIQNAMQLTNEQMGLLSSGYASMALLSYFVGGMIADKFSARKLLTFSFIITGVLGLWFSMFPGYNVCRLIFVLMGISTIITYWSACIKATRMLGSSEEQGRLFGLQEGLRGIMNALLVFGMMAAYNHFADKVLGAQWAIRVCAIVVIIIGVLNWFFIEDTKREENSEGILDIAKGMLHAMKLPRVWVICAIVFTAYSIYGMLGYLNTYCVKVYGAPESVGTTLGAFRYVIQAVGGVIGGFLADKIGSRIKVIIGSAVLFIASFLGFLVLPESAAVLNVVIVNFIFGLFIIYVVRSMYFAIIDDAHLPVNSTGRVSGFVSFLGYSPDIFMYTMIGSWMDANPGKAGYNMMFVYALAMAALCCVFAFVLFRIVKKDEKKAGSTETA is encoded by the coding sequence ATGAACAAAGCATTTATCAAAAAATACGGCACTCTCCTGCTGCTTGCCGCAGGTGCAGGCATCATTTTCCAGTTACCGTACATCCGTGAAACCTTCTATGTTCAGATTCAAAACGCAATGCAGCTTACCAACGAGCAGATGGGTCTTCTGTCGTCCGGTTATGCTTCAATGGCCCTGTTATCCTATTTCGTCGGCGGTATGATCGCCGATAAATTCTCCGCAAGGAAACTGCTGACTTTTTCATTCATCATAACCGGTGTTCTGGGCCTCTGGTTCTCCATGTTCCCCGGCTACAACGTCTGCCGCCTTATCTTTGTTCTGATGGGTATTTCCACCATCATTACATACTGGTCGGCGTGCATCAAAGCGACCCGTATGCTTGGTTCCAGCGAGGAGCAGGGTCGTCTGTTCGGCCTTCAGGAAGGCCTTCGCGGCATCATGAACGCTCTCTTGGTATTCGGTATGATGGCGGCCTACAACCATTTTGCAGATAAGGTTCTGGGCGCACAGTGGGCCATCCGCGTCTGCGCGATTGTCGTTATCATCATCGGCGTCCTCAACTGGTTCTTTATTGAAGACACAAAAAGAGAAGAAAATTCCGAGGGCATCCTCGACATTGCAAAAGGCATGCTGCACGCCATGAAGCTGCCGCGCGTATGGGTTATCTGCGCGATCGTCTTTACCGCATACAGCATCTATGGGATGCTGGGCTACCTGAACACCTACTGTGTGAAGGTTTACGGCGCTCCGGAGTCCGTGGGCACAACGCTCGGCGCCTTCCGTTACGTCATTCAGGCCGTCGGCGGCGTCATCGGCGGATTCCTGGCTGACAAGATCGGCTCCCGTATCAAGGTCATCATCGGCTCCGCGGTACTATTCATCGCGTCCTTCCTCGGATTCCTGGTCCTGCCGGAATCTGCCGCAGTGCTGAATGTCGTTATTGTCAACTTCATCTTCGGCCTGTTCATCATCTATGTTGTACGTTCCATGTACTTCGCCATCATCGACGACGCACATCTTCCGGTCAATTCCACTGGCCGTGTTTCCGGCTTCGTATCCTTCCTGGGTTATTCCCCCGACATTTTCATGTACACCATGATCGGCAGCTGGATGGACGCGAACCCCGGCAAAGCGGGCTATAACATGATGTTTGTCTATGCCCTGGCAATGGCCGCTCTCTGCTGTGTCTTTGCTTTCGTTCTGTTCCGGATTGTCAAAAAGGACGAAAAGAAGGCGGGCAGCACCGAAACCGCCTGA
- a CDS encoding betaine/proline/choline family ABC transporter ATP-binding protein translates to MIRFENVTKAFKQGEVIKGLNFEIQDGEMVVLVGPSGCGKTTTLKMINKLTRPTSGRILIDDQDIARMDTVKLRRKIGYVIQKTGLFPHMTVKDNIEIILQIEGMNAEKRDHITSEMMRIVGMDPEAYLYRYPSQLSGGQLQRIGVARAFASDPKIVLMDEPFSALDPITRAQLQSELVGLQTRLKKTVVFVTHDMDEAIKIADRICILDEGRIIQYDTPENILKNPANDYISNFVGKKRIWNTPELIRVRDIMMANPVSCTPDTGLAECAELLGANEINAMPVTDSEKRLVGIAYGADVQKQADRTQPVGKIMKTEFPTTVPEKNLLEILAYIRERQLDFVPVVDGERRLIGLITSKNLMTVLSQQFVDTEGGR, encoded by the coding sequence ATGATCCGATTTGAAAACGTAACGAAGGCATTTAAACAGGGGGAAGTCATCAAGGGCCTGAACTTTGAGATTCAGGATGGGGAAATGGTCGTTTTGGTCGGGCCGAGCGGATGCGGGAAAACCACAACGCTGAAAATGATCAATAAACTGACACGCCCCACTTCGGGGAGGATTCTGATTGACGATCAGGACATTGCCCGGATGGACACTGTGAAACTGCGCAGGAAGATAGGCTATGTTATTCAGAAGACCGGGCTTTTTCCCCATATGACAGTCAAGGATAACATAGAGATCATTTTGCAGATAGAAGGAATGAATGCGGAGAAAAGAGATCATATCACTTCCGAGATGATGAGAATCGTGGGTATGGACCCGGAGGCTTATCTGTACCGCTATCCTTCGCAGCTGAGCGGCGGCCAGCTGCAGAGAATCGGCGTCGCCAGAGCCTTTGCGTCCGATCCGAAAATCGTTCTGATGGACGAGCCGTTCTCCGCGCTGGACCCGATTACCCGGGCGCAGCTCCAGTCCGAGCTTGTCGGGCTGCAGACCCGGCTGAAAAAGACCGTTGTCTTTGTCACGCACGACATGGACGAAGCGATCAAAATAGCTGACCGCATCTGCATTCTTGACGAAGGGCGCATCATTCAATACGATACTCCGGAAAATATATTGAAGAATCCGGCGAATGACTATATTTCCAATTTTGTAGGGAAGAAGAGAATCTGGAACACTCCCGAATTGATACGCGTCAGGGATATTATGATGGCGAATCCCGTCAGCTGCACCCCGGACACCGGTCTGGCGGAGTGCGCGGAGCTTTTGGGAGCCAACGAAATCAACGCGATGCCGGTTACCGATTCGGAAAAGCGTCTGGTAGGAATTGCATACGGGGCCGACGTTCAGAAGCAGGCCGACCGTACCCAGCCGGTCGGAAAAATCATGAAAACGGAATTTCCAACGACGGTACCCGAAAAAAACCTGCTGGAAATTCTCGCTTATATCCGTGAGCGCCAGCTGGATTTCGTGCCGGTCGTAGATGGGGAGAGACGCTTGATCGGCCTGATTACATCCAAGAATCTGATGACTGTTTTAAGTCAGCAATTTGTCGATACGGAGGGTGGACGATGA
- a CDS encoding FAD-binding oxidoreductase, with amino-acid sequence MSSRPIFPMDESYTEYIRDESRFSGGAQSISFPRSEEEICAILGELREQRIPVTVQGGRTGIVGSGVPLSGHLMNVADCNRVLKYSETDGKYLLTVEPGLRLSELKQAIAKLGGPVRLFWPPEPTESSATVGGAAAMAASGICAYAYGDAGQYFEAARVILADGTVRDIRRGERFLEVNGERLDELDAFLGSEGMLGIFSALTLRLMPCPAEQWGIAFFFENPRDAWRFADELQNDPAGSEKARVTAAEYIDGDSLRLIEQKKELLSSLDSIPPVDPAFHAMIYLEIAGEESEIEAVAETLMERALQCGSDPDRAWAVSGEKEIESLRAFRHAIPETVNLVVGENHRNHPEITKLSTDISFPGKSFTRVMEWYGDCLKDLRPAHCIFGHIGESHVHCNLFPKDSSEQRQCEAWMRWILHEAAAFGGCAARENGVGKIKRRWLPADDAALLRMRELKKRYDPEGFWNPGNMF; translated from the coding sequence ATGAGCAGCCGTCCAATTTTTCCTATGGACGAATCGTACACGGAATATATTCGCGATGAGTCCCGGTTTTCCGGCGGCGCGCAGAGTATTTCGTTTCCGCGCAGCGAGGAAGAGATTTGCGCGATCCTCGGAGAACTGCGCGAACAGCGGATCCCGGTAACGGTTCAGGGGGGCAGAACCGGCATTGTCGGCAGCGGAGTACCGCTGAGCGGACATCTGATGAATGTGGCCGACTGTAACCGGGTACTGAAATATTCCGAAACGGACGGAAAATATCTTCTGACGGTGGAGCCGGGGCTGCGCCTGTCGGAGCTGAAGCAGGCGATTGCAAAGCTGGGCGGACCCGTCCGCCTTTTCTGGCCGCCCGAGCCGACGGAAAGCTCCGCGACGGTCGGCGGCGCAGCCGCAATGGCGGCTTCCGGAATCTGCGCTTATGCTTACGGGGACGCCGGGCAGTACTTTGAAGCGGCGCGCGTGATTCTGGCCGACGGCACCGTGCGGGATATCCGCCGCGGGGAACGTTTTCTGGAAGTAAACGGCGAACGGCTCGATGAGCTGGACGCGTTTCTCGGCAGCGAGGGAATGCTCGGCATTTTCTCCGCTCTGACCCTCCGCCTGATGCCCTGTCCCGCGGAGCAGTGGGGCATCGCCTTCTTTTTTGAAAACCCGCGTGACGCGTGGCGCTTTGCCGACGAGCTGCAGAACGATCCGGCCGGGTCGGAAAAGGCGCGGGTGACCGCGGCGGAATATATTGACGGGGATTCCCTCCGGCTCATAGAGCAGAAAAAAGAACTGCTGAGCAGTCTCGACAGTATTCCGCCCGTCGACCCGGCCTTTCACGCGATGATCTATCTGGAAATCGCGGGGGAGGAATCCGAAATCGAGGCTGTGGCGGAAACCCTGATGGAACGGGCGCTACAGTGCGGAAGCGACCCGGACCGCGCATGGGCGGTATCCGGTGAAAAGGAAATCGAGTCTCTGCGCGCCTTCCGTCACGCAATCCCGGAAACGGTCAACCTTGTGGTGGGGGAAAACCACCGCAACCATCCGGAAATCACCAAGCTTTCCACCGATATTTCCTTTCCCGGAAAGTCGTTTACCCGGGTGATGGAGTGGTACGGGGACTGCCTGAAAGACCTCAGGCCCGCGCACTGTATTTTCGGCCATATCGGGGAAAGCCATGTGCACTGCAACCTTTTTCCGAAAGATTCTTCGGAACAGCGGCAGTGCGAGGCATGGATGCGCTGGATTCTGCATGAGGCGGCTGCTTTCGGAGGCTGTGCTGCCAGGGAAAATGGCGTCGGCAAAATCAAACGTCGCTGGCTTCCGGCGGATGACGCCGCGCTTTTACGGATGCGCGAATTGAAAAAACGGTATGATCCGGAAGGCTTTTGGAATCCCGGCAATATGTTTTGA
- a CDS encoding SDR family oxidoreductase, which produces MSFDINDFSLDFFSLKGKNAVVTGGNSGLGQCFSLALAKAGANVFVASFLEDDGTTQKLIEEAGSKMGFMKCDLTEKGIPAKVIEACVNQFGSIDILVNCAGICKLNDVLDFDRADWDPMIATGLTAAFELSHEAAKYMVPQKSGKIINICSLFSYLGGLGSPAYAAMKHGIAGLTKAYADELGKYNIQVTGIAPGYYATNITVETRSNPVTNQRVLDHIPANRWGERQDLMGTAVFLASHASDYVTGTLLVVDGGYLVR; this is translated from the coding sequence ATGAGCTTCGATATCAATGATTTTTCTTTGGACTTCTTCAGCCTGAAAGGGAAGAACGCGGTCGTTACCGGCGGCAACAGCGGCCTTGGACAGTGCTTTTCACTGGCGCTGGCAAAGGCGGGCGCAAATGTGTTCGTCGCCAGCTTTCTGGAGGACGACGGAACCACGCAGAAGCTGATTGAGGAAGCCGGCAGCAAGATGGGCTTTATGAAGTGCGACCTTACTGAGAAAGGCATTCCCGCGAAAGTCATTGAAGCCTGTGTCAACCAGTTCGGCAGCATCGATATTCTGGTAAACTGCGCCGGTATCTGCAAACTGAACGACGTTCTGGACTTCGACCGTGCCGACTGGGATCCGATGATTGCGACCGGCCTTACCGCGGCCTTTGAACTGAGCCATGAGGCAGCCAAATACATGGTCCCGCAGAAGAGCGGCAAGATCATCAACATCTGCTCGCTGTTCTCGTATCTGGGCGGACTCGGCTCCCCGGCCTATGCCGCTATGAAGCACGGCATTGCGGGTCTGACAAAAGCGTATGCGGACGAGCTCGGCAAATACAATATTCAGGTTACCGGTATCGCTCCCGGCTACTACGCAACCAACATTACCGTGGAAACCCGCAGCAACCCTGTTACCAACCAGAGAGTGCTTGACCATATTCCGGCCAACCGCTGGGGGGAAAGACAGGATCTGATGGGAACCGCCGTGTTTCTCGCCAGCCACGCGTCCGACTATGTCACCGGCACGCTGCTTGTTGTCGACGGCGGCTACCTGGTTCGCTGA
- a CDS encoding electron transfer flavoprotein subunit beta/FixA family protein, which translates to MMKLLLPFSITPDLEALSEEDWALQPDLKVDTSFTPLDWNSFDESALEMSLKLSDNGASGSFCFHRCALTVGGMPSDRFLKTLAALKFDELVRIDPGDADLRFRPEVVARVIADFAQAQAHPDFILMGRQTQVGDNACTPLLTAELLGWPCVTQVTALELADKHRLRVTGAVDGGTAVQTVSAPCVLSIGDAPCTYLRVPTLKDKMAYGKKPITLLRLSDFPGAEALLSGSNAELRSLVPIRKEREGVLIEADTPEEKAEILYRDYLKGRLNRL; encoded by the coding sequence ATGATGAAACTCTTACTTCCTTTTTCCATTACCCCGGATCTGGAGGCCCTTTCCGAAGAAGATTGGGCCCTCCAGCCCGATTTAAAAGTTGATACGTCGTTCACGCCGCTGGACTGGAATAGCTTTGATGAAAGTGCGCTGGAAATGAGCCTGAAGCTATCCGACAACGGAGCTTCAGGCTCATTTTGCTTTCACCGGTGTGCGCTGACCGTCGGCGGAATGCCCAGCGACCGGTTCTTGAAAACGCTGGCCGCGCTGAAATTCGACGAGCTTGTCCGGATCGATCCCGGTGACGCGGATTTACGGTTCCGGCCCGAGGTGGTCGCCAGGGTCATTGCGGACTTTGCTCAGGCACAGGCACACCCGGATTTCATTCTGATGGGCCGGCAGACACAGGTCGGCGACAACGCCTGCACACCGCTCCTGACGGCGGAACTGCTGGGGTGGCCCTGCGTAACGCAGGTGACTGCGCTGGAGCTGGCGGACAAACACCGTCTGCGCGTTACCGGCGCGGTTGACGGGGGGACGGCGGTACAGACGGTCTCCGCGCCGTGCGTTCTGAGCATCGGCGACGCTCCGTGCACCTATCTGCGTGTTCCGACGCTGAAGGACAAGATGGCCTACGGGAAGAAACCCATCACCCTGCTGAGGCTGTCGGATTTTCCGGGAGCGGAAGCCCTGCTGTCCGGTTCCAACGCGGAGCTGCGTTCGCTGGTTCCCATCCGGAAGGAGCGGGAGGGTGTCCTGATCGAGGCGGATACGCCGGAGGAAAAAGCGGAAATCCTGTACCGGGACTATCTGAAAGGCAGGCTGAATCGATTATGA
- a CDS encoding glycerol-3-phosphate responsive antiterminator, with translation MKLTTEEFLENTEICPVIAAVNKWEAVEKCGSVDCKMVNVLFGDICTIADIVKELKKMEKIVFVHVDLITGFASKEVCVDFIQKYTEADGIISTKPFLIKRANELGLFTIQRFFMIDFITYANVVKHVRVTDPNVVELLPAGLSKVIRYLCDEIDRPVIAGGLILDKDDVIGALSAGAIAISTTNQEIWRD, from the coding sequence ATGAAATTAACAACGGAAGAATTCTTGGAAAACACGGAAATCTGTCCGGTTATAGCGGCAGTCAACAAGTGGGAAGCCGTGGAGAAGTGCGGAAGCGTGGATTGCAAGATGGTCAACGTTCTGTTCGGGGATATCTGCACCATTGCGGATATCGTCAAGGAACTGAAGAAAATGGAGAAAATCGTTTTTGTGCATGTTGATCTCATTACGGGCTTCGCCAGCAAAGAGGTCTGTGTGGATTTTATTCAGAAATACACGGAGGCCGACGGCATTATCAGCACAAAGCCGTTTCTGATTAAGCGTGCCAATGAGTTGGGACTGTTCACGATTCAGCGGTTTTTTATGATTGATTTTATTACCTATGCCAATGTGGTCAAGCATGTCCGTGTCACCGATCCGAATGTGGTGGAATTGCTTCCGGCGGGTTTGTCGAAGGTCATCCGGTACCTGTGTGACGAAATTGACCGTCCCGTGATTGCAGGCGGGCTGATCCTCGACAAGGACGACGTGATCGGCGCGCTCAGCGCAGGGGCGATTGCCATATCCACCACCAATCAGGAAATCTGGCGTGACTGA
- a CDS encoding electron transfer flavoprotein subunit alpha/FixB family protein, giving the protein MKGILVLNACTNDYPDQCRLLAGFLKQRANGIEADTAVVFHKEEAGHDELLRAVPVQKAVLIGLPQARTETMLNQLAELGGSGETAVYLFAGNCFGSELAVRMGQRCGGTFMAAVDGVQCSGEQITVTKSVYGGHMEAEFALKKAPYCLSVSRSCAEPEEGTGRSAVAAEERTVREGPENGFSEDYTLIPGKEEKNLETAPFILAAGWGAKSREGVESMAQAAEKMGAEFGVSRPVAMNAWAPMSSLIGVSGVMTKPEICIAAGVSGAPAFYAGIEKSGFIVSVNSDPRAPIHRKSNVAIVDDWHKVLRRLSEISEKPLKATRKNEE; this is encoded by the coding sequence ATGAAAGGAATACTGGTGCTGAACGCCTGCACGAACGATTACCCGGACCAGTGCCGGCTGCTTGCGGGATTCCTGAAACAGCGCGCAAACGGAATCGAAGCGGATACCGCCGTTGTGTTTCACAAGGAAGAAGCCGGTCATGATGAACTGCTTCGTGCGGTCCCGGTGCAAAAAGCCGTATTGATCGGCCTTCCGCAGGCGCGGACGGAAACCATGCTGAATCAGCTTGCCGAGCTGGGAGGCAGCGGGGAAACAGCAGTCTATCTGTTTGCCGGGAACTGCTTTGGGTCGGAGCTGGCGGTGCGAATGGGGCAGCGCTGCGGCGGCACGTTTATGGCGGCGGTCGACGGCGTGCAGTGTTCCGGGGAGCAGATTACCGTCACCAAATCCGTGTACGGCGGGCATATGGAGGCGGAATTTGCGCTGAAGAAAGCGCCGTACTGCCTTTCCGTTTCCCGGTCCTGCGCCGAACCGGAGGAAGGGACCGGCCGGTCCGCCGTGGCCGCAGAGGAGCGAACGGTCCGGGAAGGCCCGGAAAACGGCTTCTCCGAAGACTATACTCTTATTCCCGGAAAAGAGGAAAAGAATCTGGAAACCGCGCCGTTTATTCTTGCCGCCGGGTGGGGGGCAAAAAGCCGGGAAGGCGTCGAGTCCATGGCGCAGGCCGCGGAAAAAATGGGGGCTGAATTCGGGGTCAGCCGCCCGGTCGCCATGAACGCGTGGGCGCCCATGAGCAGCCTGATCGGCGTTTCGGGTGTCATGACGAAGCCGGAAATCTGTATTGCTGCGGGTGTTTCGGGCGCGCCGGCCTTTTATGCCGGAATTGAAAAAAGCGGGTTTATCGTTTCCGTCAATTCGGACCCAAGGGCGCCGATCCACCGAAAATCCAACGTTGCGATCGTGGACGACTGGCACAAGGTCTTACGGCGTCTCAGTGAGATTTCCGAAAAGCCTTTAAAAGCAACCCGAAAGAACGAAGAATGA